A region of Deinococcus rubellus DNA encodes the following proteins:
- a CDS encoding YbhB/YbcL family Raf kinase inhibitor-like protein, translating to MNRLMQGTLLLGGLALASCAPTQTSSGMGTGMMREAQGRLSVAQPAPDVGAGTLTLSSAQFRNGGTVPQEQVGSGGCSGMNVSPALSWSGAPAGTLSYVLTTYDPDAPTGSGFWHWVVYNIPASATSFDKGAGSGTFNLPAGTLQGNNDGGTPGYTGPCPPPGPPHHYIFTLYALNKTLDLPAGASAAYVGFNLNGATLAKTSISATYGR from the coding sequence ATGAACAGATTGATGCAGGGAACGCTGCTGCTCGGCGGCTTGGCGCTGGCGAGTTGCGCGCCCACCCAGACCAGCAGCGGCATGGGCACGGGCATGATGCGCGAAGCCCAGGGTCGCTTGAGCGTGGCCCAGCCCGCTCCCGACGTCGGCGCGGGCACGCTGACGCTCAGCAGCGCCCAGTTTCGCAACGGCGGCACCGTGCCACAAGAGCAGGTCGGCAGCGGCGGGTGCAGCGGCATGAACGTCTCCCCAGCGCTGAGCTGGAGCGGCGCGCCCGCCGGAACGCTCAGCTACGTGCTGACCACCTACGACCCCGACGCGCCCACCGGCAGCGGCTTCTGGCACTGGGTGGTCTACAACATCCCCGCCAGCGCGACCAGCTTCGATAAGGGCGCGGGGTCGGGCACCTTCAATCTGCCCGCCGGAACCCTGCAGGGCAACAACGACGGCGGCACACCCGGCTACACCGGCCCCTGCCCGCCTCCCGGCCCGCCCCACCACTACATCTTCACCCTCTACGCCCTCAACAAGACGCTCGATCTGCCCGCTGGCGCATCGGCCGCCTACGTCGGCTTCAACCTCAACGGCGCGACGCTCGCCAAGACGAGTATTTCCGCGACTTACGGGCGCTGA
- a CDS encoding MliC family protein, with protein MQRFWRSVFWALVFGLGLGVVRAGGAGALPPVPGPRTVPVIVMNFSAGDPDGVFVCQDGSTVFIEQVGFTEQVGDTLRLTRRGEVYSNGQVLWKAGANQSYRLTLGQSVPLICRSTTSRDAALVPGGIQNYRCSNAVSLAVVPFPEAVAVTSFQAGQRPDIAGLLPRIRSASGVQYQNSEWTWLTGGQMGTLIFHGNTVAQGCRLE; from the coding sequence ATGCAGCGGTTCTGGAGGTCGGTGTTCTGGGCACTTGTGTTCGGGCTGGGTCTCGGGGTAGTCCGGGCGGGCGGAGCCGGTGCGCTGCCGCCAGTGCCGGGGCCGCGCACCGTGCCAGTCATCGTCATGAACTTCTCTGCGGGCGACCCGGACGGCGTGTTCGTCTGCCAGGACGGCTCGACTGTGTTTATTGAGCAGGTGGGGTTTACTGAGCAGGTGGGCGACACACTGCGGCTCACCCGGCGTGGGGAAGTGTATTCAAATGGGCAGGTTCTCTGGAAGGCGGGCGCAAATCAGAGCTACAGGCTGACACTGGGCCAGTCCGTGCCGCTGATCTGCCGCAGTACCACTTCACGAGATGCGGCGCTGGTTCCTGGGGGCATTCAGAATTACCGCTGCTCGAACGCCGTCAGCCTGGCCGTCGTGCCGTTTCCGGAAGCGGTGGCCGTGACCTCGTTCCAGGCTGGGCAGCGCCCCGACATCGCTGGACTGTTGCCCCGAATCCGTTCGGCCAGCGGGGTCCAGTACCAGAACAGCGAGTGGACCTGGCTGACCGGGGGCCAGATGGGAACACTGATCTTTCACGGCAACACAGTGGCCCAGGGGTGCCGCCTGGAATAG
- a CDS encoding Fur family transcriptional regulator, whose translation MSAAASPAPRPKGTRQRGVISRLLIAAEGPLSVPELHSRALTELPSLGVATVYRTLKLLQEQGAAHIVTLDGENLYEASGRGHHHHFACRSCGRVFTLSTCPVALPPGTVYPGGFVVEAHEVTLYGQCPACAAAQG comes from the coding sequence ATGAGCGCCGCCGCCTCCCCTGCGCCCCGCCCCAAGGGCACCCGTCAGCGCGGGGTGATCAGCCGCCTGCTGATCGCTGCCGAGGGGCCACTGAGCGTGCCGGAACTGCACAGCCGGGCGCTGACGGAGTTGCCCAGCCTGGGGGTCGCCACCGTCTACCGCACCCTCAAGCTCTTGCAGGAGCAGGGCGCGGCCCACATCGTCACGCTCGACGGCGAGAACCTGTACGAGGCCAGTGGGCGCGGCCACCACCACCATTTTGCCTGCCGCAGTTGCGGGCGGGTGTTTACCCTGAGCACCTGCCCGGTGGCGCTACCGCCCGGCACCGTCTACCCTGGCGGCTTCGTCGTGGAGGCCCACGAGGTCACGCTCTACGGCCAGTGCCCGGCCTGTGCGGCGGCTCAGGGCTGA
- a CDS encoding MerR family transcriptional regulator, giving the protein MKLKIGELARATGLTIRTLRHYDAVGLLSPGQRTESDYRLYSQTDLARLLQIQSLKALGLSLNDIRVVLDDPAQSPEQIIERHIRFVEQQLSEHTRLLARLRQLKSVQHASGAELLEVIRMTEEIKQKVDRMMDVARSVGDSSEDPFDAEQTTYLKERAETVGQGRIEEVQNAWPELMAAVLVEMERGTDPGDSRVKALAERWQGLVAEFTGGRQDIKANLNTAYQRRMPPEMQAMWDYISQAMKS; this is encoded by the coding sequence ATGAAACTCAAGATCGGTGAACTCGCCAGGGCCACCGGGCTGACCATCCGGACGCTGCGCCACTACGACGCCGTGGGTCTGCTCTCGCCGGGCCAGCGCACCGAGAGCGATTACCGCCTGTATTCTCAGACCGATCTGGCCCGGTTGCTCCAGATTCAGAGCCTCAAGGCACTGGGCCTGAGCCTGAACGACATCCGGGTGGTGCTCGACGACCCGGCGCAGTCGCCGGAGCAGATTATCGAGCGCCACATCCGGTTCGTGGAGCAGCAACTGAGTGAACACACCCGCCTGCTGGCCCGGCTGCGGCAACTTAAAAGTGTGCAGCACGCCAGCGGCGCGGAACTTTTAGAGGTGATCAGAATGACCGAAGAGATCAAGCAGAAGGTGGACAGGATGATGGACGTGGCCCGCAGCGTGGGCGACAGCAGCGAAGACCCCTTCGACGCCGAGCAGACGACCTATCTCAAGGAGCGGGCCGAGACCGTCGGACAGGGGCGCATCGAGGAAGTTCAAAATGCCTGGCCCGAACTGATGGCGGCGGTTCTGGTAGAAATGGAGCGCGGCACCGACCCTGGTGATTCCAGGGTGAAGGCGCTGGCTGAGCGCTGGCAGGGCCTGGTGGCGGAATTTACCGGAGGCCGCCAGGACATCAAGGCCAACCTGAACACCGCCTATCAACGCCGGATGCCGCCGGAGATGCAGGCGATGTGGGACTACATCTCGCAGGCGATGAAGTCGTAA
- a CDS encoding DUF4174 domain-containing protein encodes MTHLKTVLLAAALSGAAASSPAFVLRDAAGREWALQSHLGRERLLIVSRPSAAYLAEVRLQDAALQVRDLRVVALLPPSDAGLNGPVTLMLTLLADPGGKVAAQYGPAALIGKDKGVKARYPAPPALSAVLGTVDAMPMRQQERRERGR; translated from the coding sequence ATGACCCACCTCAAAACCGTGCTGCTGGCGGCGGCGCTGTCCGGCGCAGCGGCGTCGTCCCCCGCCTTCGTGCTCAGGGACGCGGCGGGCAGAGAGTGGGCGCTGCAAAGTCACCTGGGCCGCGAGCGCCTGCTGATCGTCTCGCGCCCCTCAGCGGCGTATCTGGCCGAAGTGCGGCTTCAGGACGCGGCGCTTCAGGTCCGCGACCTGCGGGTGGTGGCGCTGCTGCCGCCCAGCGACGCGGGGCTGAACGGCCCCGTTACCCTGATGCTGACCCTGCTGGCCGACCCCGGCGGCAAGGTGGCGGCCCAGTACGGCCCCGCCGCATTGATCGGCAAGGACAAGGGCGTCAAGGCCCGCTACCCTGCGCCACCCGCCCTCAGCGCGGTGTTGGGCACGGTGGACGCCATGCCGATGCGCCAGCAGGAGCGGCGTGAGCGCGGCAGATAA
- a CDS encoding barstar family protein produces MSIFDDLPQGIQPAPAEPRLVAAGAQVRLREVTLSGVQDKDDLMLAFANDLALSASFGRNWDALYDVLSDPAIAPPRLALVLCDYPDFERRHARLAEDLRKVLLDAQKALAGAGKALWLLSELPESEA; encoded by the coding sequence GTGAGCATTTTTGATGATCTCCCGCAGGGCATCCAGCCTGCGCCCGCCGAGCCGCGTCTGGTGGCGGCGGGCGCGCAGGTGCGGCTGCGCGAGGTGACGCTCAGCGGCGTGCAGGATAAAGATGATTTGATGCTGGCTTTTGCCAACGATCTGGCCCTCAGCGCCAGCTTCGGGCGCAACTGGGACGCCCTCTACGACGTGCTGAGCGACCCCGCCATCGCCCCGCCGCGCCTGGCGCTGGTGCTGTGCGACTATCCTGATTTCGAGCGCCGCCACGCCCGCCTGGCCGAGGACCTCCGGAAAGTGCTGCTTGACGCCCAGAAAGCCCTGGCGGGCGCAGGCAAGGCGCTGTGGCTGCTCTCGGAGTTGCCGGAGAGCGAGGCCTGA
- a CDS encoding ribonuclease, translating into MTLRWLCSALLCALVACSPSGKSGGAAQTTQTTQTPSITQTPSITQTTQTKQSSRAAQPSTRTGGLPMLPRADLPPEGQRTLSLIVRGGPFPASRDGVVFGNRERLLPPRPGGTYREYTVPTPGASDRGARRIVCGPPLRSTAECYYTADHYASFKRISP; encoded by the coding sequence ATGACCCTCCGCTGGCTGTGCTCGGCCCTGCTCTGTGCCCTGGTGGCCTGTTCGCCTTCCGGCAAGTCGGGTGGAGCAGCCCAGACGACGCAAACAACTCAGACACCGTCAATAACTCAGACACCGTCAATCACCCAGACGACGCAAACGAAACAGTCCTCACGGGCGGCCCAGCCCAGCACCCGCACAGGTGGCCTGCCGATGTTGCCCCGCGCCGATCTGCCGCCGGAGGGCCAGCGTACCCTCAGCCTGATCGTGCGCGGTGGCCCCTTTCCTGCCAGCCGCGACGGGGTGGTGTTCGGCAACCGCGAGCGCCTGCTGCCGCCCAGGCCGGGTGGCACTTACCGCGAGTACACTGTGCCCACGCCCGGCGCGTCGGACCGGGGCGCTCGGCGGATCGTCTGCGGCCCGCCGCTTCGCAGCACCGCCGAGTGTTACTACACTGCCGACCACTACGCCAGCTTCAAAAGGATTTCCCCGTGA
- a CDS encoding alpha/beta hydrolase family protein, which translates to MKPALPLLVLLTLQAALSQARPQSDAAFAAAVARVDAADMSIAVARKRAYPGSDLKVLQTLRAGGNSSRQVVSYQSDGLSIHGLLTVPSGMPPKGGWPAVVFNHGYILPNVYRTTERYVAYQDAFARAGFVTLKSDYRGHGSSQGVALGGYYAPGYTDDVMNALGSLKRDNRVNAGRIGMWGHSMGGFLTLRAMVIDPSIKAGVIWGGVVANYDDLMNRWPRKAPASIPRRVLNLRRDAVARYGTPAENPKFWNSLSANSSLKDLSSPLQLHIGSVDEEVPPAFHATLVGQLKAVGKTVQSYVYPGDNHNLSGNLRTVLDRSVAFFKKNL; encoded by the coding sequence ATGAAACCGGCCCTGCCGCTGCTCGTCCTGCTGACCCTTCAGGCGGCCCTCTCCCAGGCCAGGCCGCAGTCGGACGCCGCCTTCGCCGCTGCTGTGGCCAGGGTGGACGCCGCCGACATGAGCATTGCCGTCGCCCGTAAGAGGGCATATCCGGGCAGCGATTTGAAGGTGCTGCAAACGCTCAGGGCGGGCGGCAACTCTTCCCGCCAGGTCGTCTCGTATCAGTCAGACGGCCTGAGCATCCACGGGCTGCTGACGGTGCCCAGCGGCATGCCGCCGAAGGGAGGCTGGCCCGCCGTCGTGTTCAATCACGGCTACATTCTGCCGAACGTGTACCGCACCACCGAGCGCTACGTGGCCTACCAGGACGCCTTCGCGCGCGCGGGCTTCGTGACCCTCAAGAGCGATTACCGGGGGCACGGCAGTTCGCAGGGGGTGGCGCTGGGCGGATACTACGCGCCGGGTTACACCGACGACGTGATGAATGCGCTGGGCAGCCTCAAGCGCGACAACCGGGTCAATGCCGGGCGCATCGGGATGTGGGGGCACAGCATGGGCGGCTTCCTGACCCTGCGGGCGATGGTCATTGACCCCAGCATCAAGGCCGGGGTGATCTGGGGCGGGGTGGTCGCCAACTACGACGACCTGATGAACCGCTGGCCCCGCAAAGCACCCGCCAGCATTCCCCGCCGGGTGCTGAACTTGCGCCGCGACGCGGTGGCCAGGTACGGCACGCCCGCCGAGAACCCCAAATTCTGGAATTCACTGAGCGCCAACAGCTCTCTCAAAGACCTCAGCAGCCCGCTGCAACTGCACATCGGCTCGGTAGATGAGGAAGTGCCGCCTGCCTTCCACGCCACCCTGGTGGGGCAACTCAAGGCGGTGGGCAAAACGGTCCAGAGTTACGTCTATCCCGGCGACAACCACAACCTCAGCGGCAACCTCCGCACGGTGCTGGACCGCAGCGTGGCGTTTTTCAAGAAGAACCTGTGA
- a CDS encoding ferritin-like domain-containing protein, with protein sequence MSEMNRREALGTLGKLGLGAAALGLGGSALAIPAKDIDGDVLNFALNLEYLEASFYAAAVGRLSEVRAIGGSAPIALPANLPAGGMQFKDSNIQAYVNSIADDEIAHVKFLHAALGKGAVARPLLDLSSAFDAAGQAASGGAIKGFNPYTNELFFLHGAFIFEDVGVTAYNGAATLLTNPAYLQAAAGILAAEAYHAGSVRTFLYQQKDVVAAAGLTVEQIVNAISALRAKVGGGKDKGLTENGKAVLLPDDANGGAFARTTREVLNIVYLAPDAHKGGFFPQGLNGAIK encoded by the coding sequence ATGAGCGAAATGAATCGTCGGGAAGCGCTGGGCACTTTGGGTAAACTCGGATTGGGCGCAGCGGCCCTGGGTCTGGGCGGCAGCGCTCTGGCCATACCTGCCAAGGACATCGACGGCGACGTGCTGAACTTCGCACTGAACCTGGAATATCTCGAAGCCTCCTTCTACGCGGCGGCTGTGGGCCGACTCAGCGAAGTGCGCGCCATCGGCGGCTCGGCCCCGATTGCTCTGCCTGCCAACCTTCCGGCGGGCGGCATGCAGTTCAAGGACAGCAACATCCAGGCGTATGTCAACTCGATTGCCGACGACGAGATCGCGCACGTCAAGTTCCTGCACGCCGCACTGGGCAAGGGCGCAGTCGCGCGTCCCCTGCTCGACCTCTCCTCGGCCTTCGACGCGGCGGGCCAGGCCGCTTCGGGCGGAGCCATCAAGGGCTTTAACCCCTACACCAACGAGCTGTTCTTCCTGCACGGCGCGTTTATCTTCGAGGACGTGGGGGTCACCGCCTACAACGGCGCGGCCACCCTGCTGACCAACCCGGCCTACTTGCAGGCAGCGGCGGGCATCCTGGCGGCGGAAGCCTACCATGCGGGCAGCGTCCGCACCTTCCTGTACCAGCAAAAAGACGTCGTGGCCGCTGCGGGCCTGACCGTCGAGCAGATCGTCAACGCCATCAGCGCCCTGCGTGCCAAGGTCGGCGGCGGCAAGGACAAGGGCCTGACCGAGAACGGCAAGGCCGTGCTGCTGCCCGACGACGCCAACGGCGGCGCGTTTGCCCGCACCACCCGCGAAGTCCTCAACATCGTCTACCTGGCTCCTGACGCCCACAAAGGCGGCTTCTTCCCGCAGGGCCTCAACGGCGCGATCAAGTAA
- a CDS encoding histidine phosphatase family protein — translation MTTVPKPPTGLSLPERHASAELWVVRHGESTWNADGRYQGQTDVPLSVVGVLQASSLAERLTSQRFAAVYSSDLVRAQRTAEIVTERLSGEPQVQTVPGLREIDVGQLSGLGLADIRSAYPEYLAALRADPWATRRPGGESMADLYARAAAALSDLAARHQGERIMVFTHGGVVRVAVGLALGGVPPNAWARLSVANTSITRLLLSDQGGTLLGFNDAAHLEDLEAAGEADDLGLGATP, via the coding sequence GTGACGACTGTGCCCAAACCGCCCACCGGGCTGAGTCTGCCCGAGCGGCACGCCTCGGCGGAGTTGTGGGTCGTGCGCCACGGCGAGAGCACCTGGAACGCCGATGGGCGCTACCAGGGCCAGACCGACGTGCCGCTGAGCGTGGTGGGGGTGTTGCAGGCCTCCAGTCTGGCCGAGCGCCTGACCAGCCAGCGCTTCGCCGCTGTGTATTCCAGCGATCTGGTGCGGGCGCAGCGCACCGCCGAGATCGTCACCGAGCGCCTCAGCGGCGAGCCGCAGGTGCAGACCGTACCAGGACTGCGTGAGATCGACGTGGGCCAGCTCAGCGGCCTGGGCCTGGCGGACATCCGCAGCGCCTACCCCGAGTATCTGGCGGCGCTGCGGGCCGATCCCTGGGCGACCCGGCGGCCCGGTGGTGAGAGCATGGCCGATCTGTACGCCCGCGCGGCTGCGGCGCTGAGCGATCTGGCCGCCCGGCACCAGGGCGAGCGGATCATGGTGTTCACCCACGGCGGGGTGGTGCGGGTGGCGGTGGGGCTGGCGCTGGGCGGGGTGCCGCCAAATGCCTGGGCCAGATTGTCGGTGGCCAATACCAGCATCACCCGGCTGCTGCTCTCGGACCAGGGCGGTACGCTGCTGGGCTTCAATGACGCCGCCCATCTCGAAGACCTGGAGGCGGCGGGTGAGGCCGACGACCTGGGGCTGGGGGCCACGCCGTAA
- the purM gene encoding phosphoribosylformylglycinamidine cyclo-ligase, translating to MRGAVARTHGPQVLGGLGGFGGLFRADFGAMTDPVLVASTDGVGTKTKVASRAGQYGGLGADIVNHCVNDILVQGARPLFFLDYVAMGKLIPEQVAAFVTGAAGACEALGVALLGGETAEMPGVYLDGELDIVGTIVGVVDRDGLITGERLEAGDVVIALPSSGLHTNGYSLARAALEGLDWQAPDVELGGSLQDALLVPHRSYLAAYQVLSAAGLDVRAMSHITGGGLIDNPPRVLPEGLGLRFDLGTYPLPPLFERIVRRSGTLGREAYRALNMGVGFLFMLPPAQAAQALDVLRGAGESPWVIGQVVAGAGPSQEEAVQDRVELLNLPAALGGAPL from the coding sequence ATGAGGGGCGCGGTAGCCCGCACCCACGGCCCGCAGGTGCTGGGCGGCCTGGGCGGTTTCGGTGGGCTGTTCCGGGCTGACTTCGGGGCCATGACCGACCCGGTGCTGGTGGCCTCCACCGATGGGGTCGGTACCAAGACCAAGGTGGCCAGCCGCGCCGGACAGTACGGCGGCCTGGGCGCGGACATCGTCAACCACTGCGTCAACGACATTCTGGTGCAGGGCGCGCGCCCGCTGTTCTTTCTCGATTACGTGGCAATGGGCAAGCTGATTCCCGAACAGGTGGCCGCCTTCGTGACGGGCGCGGCAGGAGCCTGCGAGGCGCTGGGCGTGGCGTTGCTGGGCGGCGAGACCGCCGAGATGCCGGGCGTGTACCTGGACGGTGAACTCGACATCGTAGGCACCATCGTGGGTGTTGTAGACCGGGACGGGCTGATCACCGGCGAGCGGCTGGAGGCGGGCGACGTGGTGATCGCCCTGCCCAGCAGCGGCCTGCACACCAATGGCTACAGCCTGGCCCGCGCCGCGCTGGAGGGCCTCGACTGGCAAGCTCCCGATGTGGAACTGGGCGGCAGCCTGCAAGACGCCCTGCTGGTGCCGCACCGCAGCTATCTGGCGGCGTATCAGGTGCTGAGCGCTGCTGGCCTCGACGTGCGGGCCATGAGCCACATCACCGGAGGCGGACTCATTGACAACCCGCCGCGCGTGCTGCCCGAGGGACTGGGCCTGCGTTTCGACCTGGGCACCTACCCGCTGCCGCCACTGTTCGAGCGGATCGTCCGGCGCTCCGGCACCCTTGGGCGCGAGGCCTACCGGGCGCTGAACATGGGCGTGGGCTTTCTCTTTATGCTGCCGCCCGCTCAGGCGGCGCAGGCGCTGGACGTGCTGCGCGGTGCGGGCGAGTCGCCCTGGGTCATCGGTCAAGTGGTGGCGGGTGCTGGGCCATCACAAGAAGAGGCGGTTCAGGACAGAGTCGAACTGCTCAACCTGCCCGCCGCGCTGGGTGGAGCGCCTCTGTGA
- a CDS encoding TVP38/TMEM64 family protein: MVLAAALLIAGLLLIPEVRGWLWMVGGVLFGPDPAPRHALVGRLGAWGPLALIAGMLVQAVFPILPAAADVVLAALLYGFWGGFAIVYTGTLLGAALGYRVGQRFGGWAVRRLAGESMTRRLETFAGQRGVQAVLLVRLMPALKAEVMNLVAGAVGIAFWPFMAASAAGALPATALVVWLSASPARLLWGVLSLSLAVGVLALGRWWWRRRRQQSSPGFSSLPSSSPGDPPV; this comes from the coding sequence GTGGTTCTGGCGGCTGCACTGCTGATCGCTGGGCTGCTCCTCATCCCCGAGGTGCGCGGCTGGCTGTGGATGGTGGGCGGTGTCCTGTTTGGCCCCGACCCCGCGCCGCGTCATGCCCTGGTCGGGCGGCTGGGGGCCTGGGGACCGCTGGCCCTGATCGCCGGGATGCTGGTGCAGGCCGTCTTTCCCATCTTGCCCGCCGCCGCCGATGTGGTGCTGGCGGCGCTGCTCTACGGCTTCTGGGGCGGCTTCGCCATCGTCTACACCGGCACGCTGCTGGGGGCGGCGCTGGGCTACCGGGTGGGGCAGCGCTTCGGCGGCTGGGCGGTGCGGCGGCTGGCGGGTGAGAGCATGACCCGTCGCCTGGAAACCTTCGCCGGGCAGCGCGGGGTGCAGGCGGTGCTGCTGGTGCGGCTGATGCCCGCCCTCAAGGCCGAGGTCATGAACCTGGTGGCAGGCGCAGTGGGCATAGCTTTCTGGCCGTTCATGGCCGCCTCCGCAGCGGGGGCGCTTCCGGCCACCGCGCTGGTGGTGTGGCTCTCGGCCAGTCCGGCGCGGCTGCTATGGGGGGTGCTGTCGCTGTCGCTGGCGGTGGGGGTGCTGGCGCTGGGGCGCTGGTGGTGGCGGCGCAGGCGGCAGCAGTCTTCACCCGGTTTCTCATCGCTGCCTTCTTCCTCTCCGGGCGACCCCCCCGTTTGA
- a CDS encoding polyprenyl synthetase family protein yields the protein MRSELLDLILGLLPDTHPRPELRAFYAMLRDYPQRGGKGLRSELLLLSAQAHGARQGTPQWQSALWLGAVIELFQNWVLIHDDIEDDSEERRGKPALHRLHGLPLALNAGDALHAYMWAAVEQAGVPGAYREVLTMIHRTAEGQHLDLDWVARREWDLSEADYLEMVQLKTAYYTVIIPLRLGALAAGCLPSDAFTPAGEALGSAFQIRDDVLNLLEDAGNYGKEIGGDLLEGKRTLIVLHWLNAAPAKQRAVFLEQMALSRADKDPARMAEVLNWLRQSGSLDHAQDYAAQQGERGLALLREALSGAADPAAVANMLGLARSYVTREA from the coding sequence ATGCGTTCCGAACTGCTCGACCTCATTCTCGGCCTGCTGCCCGACACCCATCCGCGTCCGGAGCTGCGGGCCTTCTACGCCATGCTGCGCGACTATCCGCAGCGCGGCGGCAAGGGCCTTCGCAGCGAACTGCTCCTGCTGAGTGCCCAGGCCCACGGCGCACGCCAGGGCACCCCGCAGTGGCAAAGCGCTCTGTGGCTCGGCGCGGTGATCGAACTGTTCCAGAACTGGGTGCTGATTCACGACGACATCGAGGACGACAGCGAGGAGCGCCGGGGCAAACCCGCCCTGCACCGCCTGCACGGCCTGCCACTGGCGCTGAATGCCGGAGACGCCCTACACGCCTACATGTGGGCGGCGGTGGAGCAAGCCGGGGTGCCGGGGGCCTACCGGGAAGTGCTGACCATGATTCACCGCACCGCCGAGGGCCAGCACCTCGATCTCGACTGGGTGGCGCGGCGCGAGTGGGATCTCAGCGAGGCCGATTACCTGGAGATGGTGCAGCTCAAGACCGCTTACTACACGGTGATCATTCCGCTGCGGCTGGGCGCGCTGGCGGCGGGGTGTCTTCCCAGCGACGCCTTCACACCCGCCGGGGAAGCCCTGGGCTCAGCCTTCCAGATCAGGGACGACGTGCTGAATCTGCTCGAAGACGCCGGAAATTACGGAAAGGAGATCGGCGGCGATTTGCTGGAAGGCAAACGCACCCTGATCGTGCTGCACTGGCTGAATGCCGCCCCCGCCAAGCAACGTGCGGTGTTTCTGGAGCAGATGGCCCTCTCCAGGGCTGACAAGGACCCGGCCAGGATGGCCGAAGTGCTGAACTGGCTCCGGCAAAGCGGCAGTCTGGACCACGCCCAGGACTATGCGGCCCAGCAGGGCGAGAGGGGCCTGGCCCTGCTGCGAGAGGCCCTGAGCGGCGCGGCAGACCCGGCGGCAGTGGCCAACATGCTGGGCCTGGCCCGCAGCTACGTGACGCGGGAAGCCTGA
- a CDS encoding superoxide dismutase, which produces MKNVMMFGMGVLLLSSCSMMGGGMKNGTMANGTMSNGAMAVKQGTASYSLSRQPAATDINPMGNVAVTINGNTVMTSAKLTGLAADTYYVAHYHNQGSAQSNDPCSSNGPALLDSMMVGKSDAGGNLSLMGSVAKTVVQAATYYNVHTAKDASGAPADAGVACSAVKIQ; this is translated from the coding sequence ATGAAAAACGTCATGATGTTCGGTATGGGTGTATTACTTCTCAGCTCCTGCTCGATGATGGGCGGCGGCATGAAAAACGGCACGATGGCCAACGGCACCATGTCCAATGGCGCGATGGCAGTCAAGCAGGGCACGGCCTCCTATAGCCTCAGCCGTCAGCCTGCCGCCACCGATATCAATCCGATGGGCAATGTGGCCGTCACCATCAACGGCAACACGGTGATGACCAGCGCCAAGCTCACTGGTCTGGCCGCCGATACCTATTACGTGGCCCACTACCACAACCAGGGCAGCGCCCAGTCGAATGATCCGTGCTCCAGCAATGGCCCGGCCCTACTCGACAGCATGATGGTCGGCAAGTCCGATGCGGGCGGCAACCTGAGCCTGATGGGCAGCGTCGCCAAGACCGTCGTGCAGGCGGCCACCTACTACAACGTCCACACTGCCAAGGACGCCAGCGGCGCACCTGCCGACGCGGGCGTGGCGTGCAGCGCCGTCAAGATTCAGTAA